The proteins below are encoded in one region of Amycolatopsis acidiphila:
- a CDS encoding ATP-dependent helicase has translation MAGVLEEFSPATRDWFAGAFAAPTDAQAEAWRAAQAGEHALVVAPTGSGKTLAAFLWALDRLAVEPPPETPAKRCRVLYVSPLKALAVDVQRNLRAPLAGMSQAARRLGQAPPDITVGMRTGDTPAADRRSFARTPPDILVTTPESLFLILTSSARESLRGVETVIVDEVHAVAGTKRGAHLALSLERLDGLLPRPAQRIGLSATVRPVDEVSAFLGGGRPVRVVQPKPLKTIEVRVEVPVEDMGNLDGPAAPSDSFDSLPLPSEGGIGTNEEIGGAAVRRPSIWPAVEERVLELIREHRSTIVFANSRRLTERLTARLNELAAEQTELSPDDPFPAEAVGQSGHTTGAEATVARAHHGSMSREQRTQVEEELKSGRLPCVVATSSLELGIDMGAVDLVVQIEAPPTVASGLQRVGRAGHHVGAVSTGVMFPKFRGDLVSCAVVSERMTSGAIEAVRYPRNPLDVLAQHIVSMVALESWTVEELGAAVRRAAPFAALPDDALLAVLDMLAGRYPSEEFGELRPRITWDRVTGELRGRPGSQRLAVTSGGTIPDRGLFTVMTPGSEGQSGSRVGELDEEMVYESRVGDTILLGTSSWRITDITHDRVIVVPAPGEPARMPFWKGDAPGRPLELGRALGAFVRELSSSDTEKARARAEAAGLDERACTNLLTYVEEQRAATRHVPNDRTILLERFRDELGDWRIVLHSPFGAQVNAPWALAIAARLRENRGVDAQVMHSDDGIVLRLPDALDDDGADVTIGADDVLIDPEEVEQLIVAEVGGSALFAARFRECAARSLLLPRRDPRRRTPLWQQRQRASQLLAVAAKYERFPVVLEAMRECLQDVYDVGGLRELMTDVRSRRVRLVEVETPAASPFARSLMFGYVGMFLYETDAPLAERRAAALALDSTLLAELLGTEAIRELLDPEVVAEVERSLQRLEPDRHARHEEDAADLLRFLGDLSLEEAAARGVQASWLTDLVGQRRVIQVRIGGAERYLAIEDAGRVRDALGVALPIGVPEAFTEPVDDPLGDLLARYARTHGPFPARQAAERFGLGTAVVTGLLDRLTAEGRLVRGELSPVGHPDSHGAGVEYCDAAVLRRLRRASLARLRAEVEPVEPAALGRFLPSWHGIGARMRAAPTADDVLSVVEQLAGAPLPASAVESLILPSRLPGYYPALLDELTTAGEVTWAGCGSLAGGDGWLALAPTDVADLLLPEIEENAPTSPLHEAILSALEGGALFFRQLVDRVTLLVEKAPNDGEVVAALWDLVWAGQVTGDTLGPLRALVSDRGATHKPRQAAPRGRYARMRAGRPAMPSRTGPPTVAGRWGLTPLRETDPTRRTYARTEAFLERHGVLTRGALETERVTGGFSGIYKVLRGLEDSGQVIRGYVVEGLGAAQFAARGAVDRLRALSDNSGGRRPADAVVLAATDPAQPYGAALSWPAPVGETKHRPARKAGALVVLVDGLPALYVERGGKSLLSFTDDDSVLRAGAQAVSRAVREGWLGQLAVQRADGEHALTSALADVLRDAGFRATPKGLRLRA, from the coding sequence GTGGCAGGAGTACTCGAGGAGTTCTCCCCCGCGACCAGGGACTGGTTCGCGGGGGCGTTCGCCGCGCCCACCGACGCCCAGGCCGAGGCGTGGCGGGCGGCGCAGGCGGGTGAGCACGCGCTGGTCGTCGCGCCGACGGGGTCCGGCAAGACGCTCGCCGCGTTCCTCTGGGCGCTGGACCGGCTCGCCGTGGAGCCGCCACCGGAGACCCCGGCGAAACGGTGCCGGGTCCTCTACGTCTCGCCGTTGAAGGCGCTGGCCGTGGACGTGCAGCGGAACCTGCGGGCCCCGCTGGCCGGCATGTCGCAGGCCGCGCGCCGGCTCGGGCAGGCGCCGCCCGATATCACCGTCGGCATGCGCACCGGGGACACCCCGGCGGCGGACCGGCGGTCCTTCGCCCGCACTCCGCCGGACATCCTGGTCACCACACCGGAGTCGCTGTTCCTGATCCTCACCTCATCGGCGCGCGAGTCGCTGCGCGGGGTCGAAACGGTGATCGTGGACGAGGTGCACGCGGTCGCGGGCACCAAACGCGGCGCGCACCTCGCGTTGTCGCTGGAACGGCTGGACGGGCTGCTCCCCCGCCCGGCCCAGCGCATCGGCCTGTCCGCGACGGTCCGGCCGGTCGACGAGGTGAGCGCGTTCCTCGGCGGCGGCCGCCCGGTGCGGGTGGTGCAGCCGAAGCCGCTGAAGACGATCGAGGTGCGGGTCGAGGTCCCGGTCGAGGACATGGGGAACCTGGATGGTCCAGCCGCGCCGTCCGATTCATTCGACTCGCTGCCGCTGCCGTCGGAGGGCGGCATCGGCACCAACGAGGAGATCGGCGGCGCGGCCGTGCGGCGGCCGTCGATCTGGCCCGCGGTCGAGGAACGGGTGCTCGAGCTGATCCGCGAGCACCGGTCCACCATCGTGTTCGCCAACTCGCGCCGGCTGACCGAACGGCTCACCGCTCGGCTCAACGAACTGGCCGCGGAACAGACGGAACTGAGCCCGGACGATCCCTTCCCCGCCGAGGCGGTCGGGCAGTCCGGGCACACGACCGGGGCCGAGGCCACCGTCGCCAGGGCGCACCACGGGTCGATGTCGCGTGAGCAGCGCACCCAGGTCGAGGAGGAGCTGAAGTCGGGGCGGCTGCCGTGCGTGGTCGCGACGTCCTCCCTCGAACTGGGCATCGACATGGGCGCGGTCGACCTCGTGGTGCAGATCGAGGCGCCGCCGACGGTCGCGTCGGGGCTGCAGCGCGTCGGCCGGGCGGGGCACCACGTCGGCGCGGTGTCCACCGGGGTCATGTTCCCGAAGTTCCGCGGTGACCTGGTGTCGTGCGCGGTGGTGTCGGAGCGGATGACGAGCGGCGCCATCGAGGCCGTGCGTTATCCGCGCAACCCGCTGGACGTGCTGGCGCAGCACATCGTGTCCATGGTCGCGCTCGAATCGTGGACGGTGGAGGAGCTGGGCGCGGCGGTCCGCCGTGCCGCGCCGTTCGCGGCCCTGCCCGACGACGCCCTGCTGGCGGTGCTGGACATGCTCGCCGGGCGGTACCCGAGCGAGGAGTTCGGCGAGCTGCGGCCCCGTATCACCTGGGACAGGGTGACCGGGGAGCTGCGTGGCAGGCCGGGCTCACAGCGGCTGGCGGTCACCTCCGGCGGGACGATCCCCGACCGCGGCCTGTTCACCGTGATGACGCCGGGCAGCGAGGGCCAGTCCGGGTCGCGGGTCGGCGAGCTGGACGAGGAGATGGTGTACGAGTCCCGAGTCGGGGACACGATCCTGCTCGGCACCTCGTCCTGGCGGATCACCGACATCACACACGACAGGGTGATCGTGGTACCCGCGCCCGGCGAGCCCGCGCGGATGCCGTTCTGGAAGGGCGACGCACCGGGGCGGCCGCTCGAGCTGGGCCGCGCGCTCGGCGCGTTCGTCCGCGAACTGTCCAGTTCGGACACCGAGAAGGCCCGTGCCCGCGCCGAGGCCGCGGGGCTCGACGAGCGGGCCTGCACCAATCTGCTGACCTACGTGGAAGAGCAGCGAGCGGCGACCCGGCACGTGCCGAACGACAGGACGATCCTGCTCGAACGGTTCCGCGACGAGCTCGGCGACTGGCGGATCGTGCTGCACTCGCCGTTCGGCGCGCAGGTGAACGCGCCATGGGCACTGGCGATCGCGGCCCGGCTCCGGGAGAACCGCGGGGTCGACGCGCAGGTCATGCACTCCGACGACGGCATCGTGCTGCGCCTGCCCGACGCGCTGGACGACGACGGGGCGGACGTGACCATCGGCGCGGACGACGTGCTGATCGACCCGGAGGAGGTCGAGCAGCTGATCGTCGCGGAGGTCGGTGGCTCGGCGTTGTTCGCGGCCCGGTTCCGCGAGTGCGCGGCCCGGTCGCTGCTGCTGCCACGGCGCGACCCACGCCGGCGCACCCCCTTGTGGCAGCAGCGGCAACGCGCGTCGCAACTGCTGGCGGTGGCGGCGAAGTACGAGCGGTTCCCGGTGGTGCTCGAGGCCATGCGGGAGTGTCTGCAGGACGTCTACGACGTGGGCGGCCTCCGCGAGCTGATGACCGATGTGCGGTCACGGCGGGTCCGGCTGGTCGAGGTCGAGACCCCGGCCGCGTCCCCGTTCGCCCGCAGCCTCATGTTCGGCTATGTCGGCATGTTCCTGTACGAGACGGACGCGCCGCTGGCCGAGCGGCGGGCGGCCGCGCTCGCGCTCGACTCGACGTTGCTCGCGGAACTCCTGGGCACGGAAGCGATCCGCGAGCTGCTCGACCCGGAGGTGGTCGCGGAGGTCGAGCGGTCGCTGCAACGCCTCGAGCCGGACAGGCACGCGCGCCATGAGGAGGACGCGGCGGACCTGTTGCGGTTCCTCGGTGATCTCTCGCTCGAGGAGGCCGCGGCCCGGGGCGTCCAGGCGTCCTGGCTGACCGATCTCGTCGGGCAGCGGCGGGTGATCCAGGTGCGGATCGGCGGCGCCGAGCGCTACCTCGCGATCGAGGACGCGGGCCGGGTCCGGGACGCGCTCGGGGTGGCGCTGCCGATCGGGGTGCCCGAGGCGTTCACCGAGCCGGTCGACGATCCGTTGGGCGACCTGCTCGCCCGGTACGCGCGAACGCACGGTCCGTTCCCGGCGCGGCAGGCCGCGGAGCGGTTCGGCCTCGGCACCGCGGTGGTCACCGGCCTGCTCGACCGGTTGACCGCCGAAGGGCGGCTGGTGCGCGGCGAGCTGAGCCCGGTCGGGCATCCCGACTCACACGGCGCGGGTGTGGAGTACTGCGACGCGGCGGTGCTGCGCAGGCTCCGGCGGGCGTCGCTGGCGCGGTTGCGCGCTGAGGTGGAGCCGGTGGAGCCCGCCGCGCTGGGCCGGTTCCTGCCGTCGTGGCACGGGATCGGGGCACGGATGCGGGCGGCGCCGACGGCGGACGACGTGCTGTCGGTGGTCGAGCAGCTCGCCGGGGCGCCGTTGCCGGCGAGCGCGGTCGAGTCGCTGATCCTGCCGAGCCGGCTGCCGGGGTACTACCCCGCGCTGCTGGACGAGCTCACCACGGCGGGCGAGGTGACCTGGGCCGGCTGCGGGTCGCTGGCGGGCGGGGACGGCTGGCTCGCACTCGCTCCCACCGACGTGGCCGATCTGCTGCTGCCGGAGATCGAGGAGAACGCGCCCACCAGTCCGCTGCACGAGGCGATCCTGTCCGCACTGGAGGGTGGCGCGCTGTTCTTCCGGCAGCTCGTCGACCGGGTCACACTGCTGGTCGAGAAGGCGCCCAACGACGGGGAAGTCGTTGCGGCGCTGTGGGATCTGGTGTGGGCGGGCCAGGTCACCGGTGACACGCTGGGCCCGTTGCGGGCGCTGGTGTCGGACCGGGGCGCCACCCACAAACCGCGGCAGGCGGCGCCGCGCGGGCGCTACGCGCGAATGCGGGCGGGCCGGCCCGCGATGCCTTCGCGCACGGGTCCGCCGACGGTCGCCGGCCGGTGGGGGCTGACGCCGTTGCGCGAAACCGATCCGACCAGGCGGACCTACGCCCGCACCGAGGCGTTTCTCGAACGGCACGGCGTGCTGACCCGTGGCGCACTGGAGACCGAGCGGGTCACCGGCGGGTTTTCGGGGATATACAAGGTACTTCGCGGGTTGGAGGACTCCGGGCAGGTCATCCGGGGGTACGTCGTCGAAGGTCTCGGCGCAGCGCAGTTCGCGGCGCGTGGTGCGGTGGACCGGCTGCGGGCGCTGTCGGACAACTCGGGTGGGCGAAGGCCGGCCGACGCCGTGGTGCTCGCGGCCACCGATCCGGCCCAGCCGTACGGCGCCGCGCTTTCGTGGCCCGCGCCGGTCGGCGAGACGAAGCACCGGCCCGCGCGGAAGGCCGGAGCGCTGGTGGTGCTGGTCGACGGCCTCCCTGCGCTGTACGTCGAGCGCGGCGGCAAGTCGCTGTTGTCCTTCACCGATGACGACTCGGTGCTGCGCGCGGGGGCGCAGGCGGTGTCGCGGGCCGTCCGCGAGGGCTGGCTCGGGCAGCTCGCCGTCCAGCGCGCCGACGGCGAGCACGCGCTCACCTCCGCGCTGGCCGACGTGCTGCGGGACGCGGGCTTCCGGGCGACCCCCAAGGGACTGCGCCTGCGCGCCTGA
- the def gene encoding peptide deformylase, which translates to MAIRELRYFGDPVLTTACDPVTRFDKSLRSLVTDLMDSVKPSGRAGLAAPQIGVSLRVFSYDVEGLTGYVINPEIAELSEARHDIEEGCLSVPELRFPVNRAVRAVVRGVDVDNEPVVVEGKDVLAQCLQHETDHLDGMLYLDRLGKDTKREALRQARGKDWFWQR; encoded by the coding sequence ATGGCGATACGGGAACTGAGGTACTTCGGGGATCCGGTGCTGACGACGGCGTGCGATCCGGTGACGCGGTTCGACAAGTCGCTGCGGTCGCTGGTGACGGACCTGATGGACTCGGTGAAGCCGTCGGGGCGGGCCGGGCTGGCCGCGCCGCAGATCGGGGTGAGCCTGCGGGTGTTCAGCTACGACGTCGAGGGCCTGACCGGGTACGTGATCAACCCGGAGATCGCGGAGCTCTCCGAGGCGCGGCATGACATCGAGGAGGGCTGCCTGTCGGTGCCGGAGCTGCGGTTCCCGGTGAACCGTGCCGTGCGGGCCGTCGTGCGCGGGGTGGATGTGGACAACGAACCTGTTGTGGTGGAAGGGAAGGACGTGCTGGCGCAGTGCCTGCAGCACGAGACCGACCACCTCGACGGAATGCTCTATCTGGACCGCCTTGGCAAGGACACCAAGCGCGAGGCGCTGCGCCAGGCCCGCGGCAAGGACTGGTTCTGGCAGCGCTGA